Proteins encoded in a region of the Stieleria neptunia genome:
- a CDS encoding ZIP family metal transporter, whose protein sequence is MSPVSLLFVYCVFIFVASNTGGRLSDLIRMTHLRTQLLMSAVGGLMLGIAMLHLLPHAGEILGSSSMTGMGALLGLISMFLLIRLFHTHDHGTRESNPGNGTDNGNDGETAGHEHHCDGHHDHGHSHDHAAKPKRFGWAGVFFGLALHTLIDGVALASSVIADASHGSWMGLAGIGTFLVIALHIPLDSFAITSVMSKQGWSSAAQRLVSMLFSLACPLGAFLMYLGATTILEGTGILGWGLAISAGFFICIALADLLPEVAFHDHDRVKLTIALLLGVVVAIGIENLPGHTHDHSPDGTVEHDHQF, encoded by the coding sequence ATGTCACCCGTTTCACTCCTGTTCGTCTATTGCGTGTTCATCTTTGTCGCCTCCAACACCGGTGGGCGGCTGTCTGATTTGATCCGCATGACTCACCTCCGGACGCAACTCTTGATGAGCGCCGTCGGCGGGCTGATGCTCGGCATCGCGATGCTCCATTTGCTACCACATGCCGGCGAAATCCTGGGATCGTCGTCGATGACCGGGATGGGGGCGCTGCTCGGACTGATCTCGATGTTCCTGCTGATCCGCCTGTTTCACACGCATGATCACGGCACCCGCGAATCAAATCCCGGCAACGGCACGGACAATGGCAACGATGGCGAGACGGCGGGGCATGAGCATCACTGTGACGGCCACCACGATCACGGCCACTCACACGACCACGCGGCCAAACCGAAACGGTTCGGCTGGGCCGGTGTCTTCTTCGGCCTGGCACTGCACACGCTGATCGACGGCGTCGCCTTGGCCAGTAGCGTGATCGCTGATGCGTCCCACGGTTCTTGGATGGGGCTGGCGGGCATCGGGACGTTCTTGGTGATCGCGCTGCACATCCCGCTCGATTCTTTCGCGATCACCTCGGTGATGAGCAAGCAGGGTTGGTCGTCAGCCGCGCAGCGACTGGTCAGCATGCTGTTTTCGCTGGCCTGCCCGCTGGGCGCATTTTTGATGTACTTGGGGGCGACGACGATTCTCGAGGGCACCGGGATCCTGGGCTGGGGCCTGGCGATCTCGGCCGGTTTTTTCATCTGCATCGCGCTGGCGGATCTGTTACCCGAAGTGGCCTTTCACGACCATGACCGCGTCAAGTTGACGATCGCGTTGCTGTTGGGGGTCGTCGTCGCCATCGGCATCGAAAACCTGCCCGGCCACACCCACGATCACAGCCCCGACGGCACGGTCGAACACGACCACCAATTTTAA
- the hemW gene encoding radical SAM family heme chaperone HemW → MDWPTPRSAYVHVPFCRHRCGYCNFSVVADRDDLMQRYLVAIDHELELIARRLQRLPIIDTLFVGGGTPTHLPNELLETFLQSLRRRFEFAEGFEWTMEANPEDISDEKLSMMSGFGVNRLSLGVQSFNDRKLAVLERSHSGQSAEAIVQQAAQTIPNVSIDLIFAAPGETLSSWARDLRTAAALPITHVSTYSLTYEKGTSFWTRQRRGDLSAVDESVEITMYDLGRRVLAEAGLAHYEISNFAKPGFRCRHNLAYWRGDGWFAAGPGAAAFIDGVRATNHRSTTTYLKRIESGDSAIAESETISAIEAAREGAAFGVRMIDGVDLSELETRTGIAIETLCAPQLDELQSQGLIDRSGRHIKLTPRGIHFADTVASELLG, encoded by the coding sequence ATGGACTGGCCCACTCCTCGATCCGCGTATGTTCATGTGCCGTTCTGTCGGCACCGATGTGGCTACTGCAACTTCAGCGTCGTCGCCGATCGCGACGATTTGATGCAACGCTACCTCGTGGCGATCGATCATGAACTGGAACTGATCGCCCGACGACTGCAGCGTCTCCCGATCATCGACACGTTGTTCGTCGGCGGCGGGACACCGACGCATCTGCCGAACGAGTTGCTCGAGACATTTCTCCAGTCGCTTCGTCGCCGCTTCGAATTCGCCGAGGGATTTGAGTGGACGATGGAAGCGAATCCGGAGGACATCAGCGACGAAAAGCTTTCGATGATGTCCGGTTTTGGCGTCAATCGCTTAAGCCTGGGGGTTCAATCCTTCAACGATCGCAAGCTGGCGGTGCTGGAACGCAGTCACTCGGGGCAGTCGGCCGAGGCGATTGTACAGCAGGCCGCCCAAACGATTCCGAACGTCTCCATCGATCTGATCTTTGCCGCGCCCGGTGAAACCCTCTCCAGCTGGGCGCGCGACCTTCGCACCGCCGCGGCCCTTCCGATCACACATGTCTCGACGTACTCGTTGACGTACGAGAAAGGCACCTCGTTCTGGACCCGCCAGCGGCGCGGTGATTTGTCCGCCGTGGACGAGTCGGTTGAGATCACGATGTATGACCTGGGCCGCCGCGTCTTGGCCGAAGCGGGGTTGGCGCACTACGAAATCTCCAACTTTGCGAAACCCGGCTTTCGTTGCCGACACAACCTCGCGTACTGGCGAGGCGACGGCTGGTTCGCCGCCGGCCCCGGTGCCGCCGCCTTCATCGACGGTGTGCGGGCCACCAACCACCGCAGCACCACAACCTACTTGAAGCGGATCGAATCTGGCGACAGCGCGATCGCGGAATCCGAAACGATCTCCGCGATCGAGGCCGCGCGTGAAGGCGCCGCATTCGGCGTTCGCATGATCGACGGGGTCGACCTTTCGGAGCTGGAAACACGCACCGGCATCGCGATCGAAACCCTCTGCGCACCGCAACTGGACGAACTTCAATCACAAGGTTTGATTGATCGATCCGGCCGGCACATCAAATTGACCCCGCGAGGCATCCACTTCGCCGACACCGTCGCATCCGAACTGCTAGGCTAA
- a CDS encoding thiol-disulfide oxidoreductase DCC family protein: MADTATQSLSTGAENGLPDPAELPDADVVIYDGDCNFCISQVKNLRRLDCCGGRLSFLSLHDPRVAERYPDLTHDQLMAQMYIVDSQGRRHGGGDAVRYLSRRLPLLWLAAPVLHLPGSASLWRWMYNQVAKRRYKLAGKKSGRGACENDSCAVHFGD; encoded by the coding sequence ATGGCCGACACAGCCACCCAATCGCTCTCCACCGGGGCCGAAAACGGTTTACCCGACCCGGCGGAGCTGCCTGATGCCGATGTGGTGATCTATGACGGGGACTGCAATTTTTGCATTTCTCAGGTCAAAAACCTGCGGCGGTTGGACTGCTGCGGCGGCCGTTTGTCTTTCCTGTCGCTGCACGATCCGCGGGTCGCGGAGCGTTATCCGGACCTGACGCACGATCAGTTGATGGCGCAAATGTACATCGTCGATTCCCAGGGCCGCCGGCATGGGGGTGGGGACGCGGTGCGCTACCTCAGCCGTCGCCTGCCGTTGTTGTGGTTGGCCGCGCCGGTTCTGCACCTGCCCGGGTCGGCGAGCCTGTGGCGTTGGATGTACAACCAAGTTGCCAAGCGTCGTTACAAGCTGGCGGGCAAGAAGTCAGGCCGAGGGGCCTGTGAGAACGATTCCTGTGCGGTGCACTTCGGGGATTAG
- a CDS encoding phosphoribosylformylglycinamidine synthase subunit PurQ, translated as MSSPRVLVLRAPGTNCDEETAYAFQRAGATTERVHVNRLIENPALKDRYQILCLPGGFSYGDDIAAGRILATRMRNHLAELVDTFVHGNGDRLVLGICNGMQVLMRLGVLTENVEAAGGHEPATLAWNNHGRFEDRWVDLATDGSKCVFLRDLQHMYLPMAHAEGKFVARDQAVLGELRGAGRLCLRYARDAEGSVEDTPLEFPANPNGADANVAGVCDATGRVFGLMPHPERHIDPTQHPYWTRRNEQPAAGDGLAMFQNAVSWFA; from the coding sequence ATGTCGTCCCCCCGAGTCCTCGTGTTACGTGCCCCGGGCACCAATTGCGACGAAGAAACTGCGTATGCCTTCCAGCGTGCCGGCGCGACCACCGAGCGGGTTCACGTCAACCGGCTGATCGAAAACCCGGCACTGAAGGACCGTTATCAAATCCTCTGTCTGCCCGGCGGTTTCAGCTACGGTGACGACATCGCCGCCGGCCGAATCTTGGCGACGCGAATGCGAAATCACCTCGCCGAACTGGTGGACACGTTCGTCCACGGCAACGGTGACCGGCTGGTGCTGGGGATCTGCAACGGGATGCAAGTGCTGATGCGGTTGGGCGTGCTGACCGAAAACGTCGAAGCCGCCGGCGGTCACGAACCGGCCACCCTGGCCTGGAACAACCATGGACGGTTCGAAGATCGCTGGGTGGACCTGGCCACCGACGGGTCCAAGTGCGTGTTCCTACGCGATCTCCAACACATGTACTTGCCGATGGCGCACGCCGAAGGCAAATTCGTCGCCCGAGACCAGGCCGTGCTGGGCGAGCTGCGCGGCGCCGGACGACTGTGTCTGCGTTATGCCCGTGATGCCGAGGGCTCGGTCGAGGACACCCCGCTGGAATTTCCCGCCAATCCGAACGGCGCCGATGCCAACGTCGCGGGCGTCTGCGATGCGACCGGCCGCGTGTTCGGCTTGATGCCGCACCCCGAGCGGCATATCGACCCGACCCAGCACCCCTACTGGACGCGTCGCAACGAACAACCGGCCGCCGGCGACGGCTTGGCGATGTTCCAAAACGCCGTCAGCTGGTTCGCTTAA
- a CDS encoding sporulation protein — protein MAKCDLSIELDHPERIYVGGDKITGTLHVLADADVKCKGLEVTSGWRTHGRGNIARGTAETLTLFVGEWTAGQREAYRFELEVADWPPSYHGNYINVDHYVDARAKIPWAFDPKASKEFVMRPVSGPDPGDAQVATAVGGCIGYGLVALVLGLMVVAFGFLIVTFVVNPFAGLIAGGIVIPLVGFFAAKKLLPKWLLGNVHAELLTPQVAPGDRIRARLAFQPKRRFTINSISAQLTGTEVCVSGSGSNRTTHRNTFFTDRHELEGQSTLQAGDRKEFNLDFPIPGDVPYSFDLADNDLNWTIELRVDIPRWPDWTQSLKLLVGPAGDPIEQPQPAPSHAALDPVAGPAGAVGAAAAGAGAAAPPQDEITFVETASHLWEARYDAEQVDLLVEAVTGMTFEIDTFIERRLLYSGEEDPHVYDDGYAVWARHSDPPLPLVLYIPHELADEFEQAGRDLWRCRGTIVGWDHQHRRLQIKVLVR, from the coding sequence ATGGCGAAATGCGATTTATCGATTGAACTCGACCACCCCGAACGGATTTATGTCGGCGGCGACAAGATCACTGGCACGCTGCATGTCTTGGCCGACGCCGATGTGAAGTGCAAAGGGTTGGAGGTGACCTCGGGCTGGCGAACCCACGGACGCGGCAACATCGCGCGGGGCACCGCCGAAACCCTGACGCTGTTTGTCGGTGAATGGACCGCCGGCCAACGCGAGGCGTATCGATTCGAGTTGGAGGTCGCCGATTGGCCGCCCAGTTATCACGGCAACTACATCAACGTCGATCACTATGTCGATGCACGGGCCAAAATCCCCTGGGCGTTCGATCCGAAAGCATCCAAGGAATTCGTGATGCGCCCGGTCAGCGGGCCCGACCCCGGCGACGCGCAGGTGGCGACGGCGGTCGGCGGATGCATCGGATATGGATTGGTCGCCCTGGTGCTGGGGCTGATGGTCGTCGCGTTCGGCTTTTTAATCGTCACCTTTGTCGTCAATCCGTTTGCGGGGCTGATCGCCGGAGGCATTGTGATTCCACTGGTCGGCTTCTTCGCAGCCAAGAAGTTGTTGCCGAAGTGGCTGCTGGGCAACGTCCATGCTGAGTTGCTGACGCCACAGGTGGCGCCCGGCGACCGCATTCGCGCCCGACTCGCCTTCCAGCCCAAACGTCGTTTTACGATCAATTCGATCAGCGCCCAGTTGACCGGAACCGAAGTCTGCGTCAGTGGCAGCGGCAGCAATCGCACGACCCACCGAAACACTTTCTTCACCGATCGACACGAATTGGAGGGCCAGTCGACGCTGCAGGCCGGCGACCGCAAGGAGTTCAACCTTGATTTCCCGATCCCCGGTGATGTGCCCTATTCGTTTGATCTGGCTGACAACGACTTGAACTGGACGATCGAATTGCGTGTCGATATTCCCCGCTGGCCGGACTGGACGCAATCGCTGAAATTGTTGGTCGGCCCCGCCGGCGATCCAATTGAGCAGCCCCAACCGGCCCCGTCGCATGCGGCGCTCGACCCGGTGGCTGGCCCGGCCGGTGCTGTCGGCGCGGCCGCTGCGGGGGCCGGCGCCGCAGCGCCACCGCAGGATGAGATCACCTTTGTCGAAACCGCCTCGCATCTTTGGGAAGCGCGTTACGATGCCGAGCAGGTCGATCTGTTGGTCGAAGCGGTGACCGGGATGACGTTCGAAATCGACACCTTCATCGAGCGGCGCTTGCTCTACAGCGGCGAAGAGGACCCGCACGTCTATGACGACGGCTATGCCGTTTGGGCCCGCCACAGCGATCCTCCGCTGCCGCTGGTACTGTACATCCCCCACGAATTGGCGGACGAATTCGAACAGGCCGGTCGCGATCTGTGGCGCTGTCGCGGCACGATCGTCGGCTGGGACCACCAGCACCGGCGGCTGCAAATCAAGGTTTTGGTCCGCTAG
- a CDS encoding TVP38/TMEM64 family protein translates to MTDTVLSMIRFPPAPSLLRRVSLPLGLVAFGLLLVLSGYRFDDLSLWLESTGHWAPLLFIVTGTLSMTMMMPKTMVSLAAGALFGTQDGCPIMLVTAVVAAALNYTIGKYWIGAGGYFYSNPSHLGPQQDAPDASSEPPISWPRAAGQLAHDAGFGIHLLVRLAPIPTTVISYSMGAAGARFAPYVTAAAVAVLPQWLYVHAAAMAADVEQSLHYRWISFVLSLSVATLVSLALPPIAIRRLKEIRGSSLTETS, encoded by the coding sequence ATGACAGACACGGTCCTCTCGATGATTCGTTTTCCACCCGCTCCGTCGCTATTGAGAAGGGTATCTCTACCCCTGGGGTTGGTTGCGTTCGGACTGTTGCTCGTTTTATCCGGGTATCGTTTCGACGACCTCTCTCTCTGGCTGGAATCGACGGGGCATTGGGCGCCACTTTTGTTCATCGTCACCGGAACGCTATCGATGACCATGATGATGCCAAAGACCATGGTGTCGCTGGCTGCGGGGGCGCTATTCGGCACGCAAGACGGATGTCCGATCATGTTGGTGACGGCCGTCGTCGCGGCAGCCCTAAACTACACGATCGGAAAGTACTGGATCGGAGCGGGCGGTTATTTTTATTCAAATCCATCGCACCTCGGTCCGCAGCAGGACGCTCCGGACGCGTCGAGCGAACCGCCGATCAGTTGGCCACGCGCGGCAGGGCAATTGGCCCACGATGCCGGCTTCGGCATCCATCTACTCGTTCGCTTGGCCCCGATCCCGACCACCGTGATCAGTTATTCGATGGGCGCCGCCGGCGCCCGATTCGCACCCTACGTGACGGCGGCCGCGGTCGCGGTGCTGCCACAATGGTTGTACGTCCACGCCGCCGCGATGGCAGCGGACGTCGAACAGTCCCTGCATTACCGCTGGATCAGTTTCGTGCTGTCGTTGTCGGTCGCGACCCTCGTCAGTCTCGCCCTGCCGCCGATCGCAATCCGACGACTCAAAGAGATTCGTGGTTCGTCGTTGACCGAGACGTCCTGA
- a CDS encoding PH domain-containing protein, which produces MPRKSVYASAVDWWIAVLLMLGPLICVGSTGVLLQQGRQQDALYCLLAGAGTLLVTGLFTVPCRYTILPDTLSIRCGILFQRVPLHQVKAIEPSGSWVSGPALSVRRVKISTASRFYLVSPVDRDRFIEELTEAVNQVA; this is translated from the coding sequence ATGCCACGCAAATCCGTCTATGCCTCCGCCGTGGATTGGTGGATCGCGGTCCTGCTGATGCTGGGGCCGCTGATTTGTGTCGGCTCGACCGGAGTGCTGTTGCAACAGGGCAGACAGCAAGACGCCCTGTATTGTCTGCTGGCCGGAGCCGGAACCCTGCTGGTCACGGGCCTGTTCACCGTCCCCTGCCGGTACACCATCTTGCCGGACACGCTGTCGATCCGCTGCGGGATCCTGTTCCAACGCGTGCCGCTGCATCAGGTCAAGGCGATCGAGCCGAGCGGCAGCTGGGTGAGCGGGCCGGCGCTGTCGGTGCGGCGGGTCAAAATCAGCACCGCCTCGCGGTTCTACCTCGTCTCGCCGGTCGACCGCGACCGGTTCATCGAAGAACTGACCGAAGCGGTCAACCAAGTGGCCTAA
- a CDS encoding class I SAM-dependent methyltransferase: protein MSETRFAFGENWASFLNHLDEARIDQACRSLTELLCLDDAAERPLHGQRFLDLGSGSGLFSLAAYRLGADVVSVDFDHHSVACTERLRQRESADPTQWEILQGSALDESLMESLGQFDVVYSWGVLHHTGQMDRAIELAAARVATGGRFAIAIYNDQGGGSRRWLAIKTMYHRLPKAARPVWVALVASWYEFKFALARLAGGRNPLPFADWRKKRTDRGMSPWHDWVDWIGGLPFEVAKPEAIIVPLVAEQFQLINLTTVGNGWGCNEFLFKKVA from the coding sequence ATGAGCGAAACGCGGTTCGCGTTCGGCGAAAACTGGGCCTCTTTTTTGAACCATCTGGACGAAGCTCGCATCGACCAGGCCTGTCGCTCGTTGACCGAATTGCTGTGTCTCGATGACGCCGCCGAACGCCCGCTGCACGGTCAACGCTTTCTGGATCTCGGCAGCGGCAGCGGACTGTTTTCATTGGCCGCCTATCGATTGGGTGCCGACGTGGTGTCGGTCGACTTTGATCATCACAGTGTCGCCTGCACCGAACGGCTTCGGCAGCGTGAATCGGCCGACCCGACCCAGTGGGAAATCCTTCAGGGCTCCGCATTGGACGAATCGTTGATGGAGTCGTTGGGGCAGTTCGATGTCGTCTACAGCTGGGGTGTCCTGCATCACACCGGGCAAATGGATCGAGCGATCGAGTTGGCGGCGGCGCGTGTGGCGACCGGCGGACGATTTGCGATCGCGATTTATAACGACCAGGGCGGCGGCAGCCGGCGTTGGCTGGCGATCAAGACGATGTACCATCGCTTGCCCAAAGCGGCGCGCCCCGTTTGGGTCGCGCTGGTCGCGTCGTGGTACGAATTCAAATTCGCCCTGGCCCGGCTGGCCGGCGGGCGCAACCCGCTGCCCTTTGCCGACTGGCGGAAAAAGCGAACCGATCGCGGCATGTCGCCATGGCACGATTGGGTCGACTGGATCGGCGGGCTGCCGTTCGAAGTCGCCAAGCCCGAAGCCATCATCGTGCCGTTGGTCGCCGAGCAGTTCCAGCTGATCAACCTGACCACCGTCGGCAACGGCTGGGGCTGCAACGAATTCCTCTTCAAAAAAGTGGCGTAA
- a CDS encoding methylated-DNA--[protein]-cysteine S-methyltransferase has translation MTLTTAPLTASFTALAGVQQDHSTALGNMVSTWTAAGLYSLRWQERTVSGDDPGGGDHPVSADPRADQLDQRLREYFATGHADFDSIALDTQGWTPFTNQVYRCCRAIAAGTTVTYQELARRAGNKAASRAVGAAMARNRVLLVIPCHRVVSAGGGLRGFSAPGGLQTKQFLLDLESE, from the coding sequence ATGACCTTGACGACCGCTCCATTGACCGCGTCATTCACCGCGCTGGCCGGTGTGCAACAGGACCATTCGACCGCGCTGGGGAACATGGTTTCGACCTGGACCGCGGCGGGACTTTATTCCTTGCGTTGGCAAGAACGCACGGTCTCCGGTGACGACCCAGGCGGCGGTGATCACCCCGTCTCCGCTGACCCGCGTGCCGATCAGTTGGATCAGCGGTTGCGCGAGTACTTTGCGACCGGCCACGCGGATTTCGATTCCATCGCGTTGGACACACAGGGCTGGACGCCGTTTACTAACCAGGTTTATCGGTGTTGTCGCGCGATCGCAGCGGGGACGACGGTCACCTACCAGGAACTGGCGCGGCGGGCGGGCAACAAGGCGGCCAGCCGCGCGGTCGGGGCGGCGATGGCACGCAACCGCGTCTTGCTTGTCATTCCCTGCCACCGTGTGGTCAGCGCCGGGGGGGGCTTGCGAGGGTTCAGCGCTCCGGGCGGGCTGCAGACCAAACAGTTTCTCTTGGATTTGGAATCAGAATGA
- a CDS encoding HlyD family efflux transporter periplasmic adaptor subunit, with translation MSLESAPAPAPHLTVDILGLCPSVRDEVCVSVQVYGGRTCYVIEDRLRSKFYRLGLAEYTFVSLLDGQTTIAEAMGRTAEVCGSEGLEEREIATLCKWLLECSLITTEQSSSESRLEEGRAKQRARKVLGNANPMLQKIPLCNPMPVLRHLDPLATTVFGVFGFAIWILAVGFATFALWGSWDEFSAAGIHVLARENWLVLLATWLGLKLVHEAGHALACRRYGGHVRESGIVLILFAPMPYVDVTDAWKIDGKWQRVMISAAGMYAEIFCAAIAALVWTSSFDPFVRQHAMNVIVTATVMTLLVNANPLMRFDGYYMLIDALELPNLATHGRQWLAAATRRHFMGMDVRNPDRAEGSPAVVATYAIASLVWRWIVCVSLVLSAAVLMHGAGTAIAIIAIGLWVGLPCCRWIRMLMENRLVRYRRMACITAVAAGTLWMCWSVVPWYSRGTVPLVVDYHHPHEVRIGADGFLDRLTVSVGDVVSRGQILARLSNRELELEYQDLLLDLETSEARYRGFVTDESIAAAAVEQQVQASLRSRLTELERQLGGLVVCSPADGVIARCDVESREGAFIHRGERLFLIGSPGSEKMIGLVDQADVDAFRRGQGQRVDVRLWGMGERPIAGRIDRVLPRAEVSLPHAALGADAGGPLPVRLNPQATNDSDAMQLIAPRFPVLIDLVGGEIDHVMPGQTGYARLVYRDGTLGRAVRDSLADWIEDKRAMLTMHR, from the coding sequence ATGTCACTCGAATCCGCACCTGCACCCGCCCCACACTTGACCGTCGACATCCTTGGGCTCTGTCCCTCGGTGCGCGATGAGGTGTGTGTCTCGGTCCAGGTTTATGGTGGGCGGACGTGTTATGTGATCGAAGACAGGTTGCGTAGCAAGTTTTATCGACTGGGGCTTGCCGAATACACCTTCGTTTCGTTGCTGGACGGCCAAACGACGATCGCCGAAGCGATGGGCCGGACGGCCGAGGTCTGTGGCAGCGAGGGTCTGGAGGAACGCGAAATCGCCACGCTTTGCAAATGGCTGCTGGAATGTTCCCTCATCACGACCGAGCAGTCGAGTTCGGAGAGTCGGCTGGAGGAAGGCCGCGCCAAACAGCGGGCACGGAAGGTACTGGGCAATGCCAATCCGATGCTCCAGAAGATTCCGCTGTGCAATCCGATGCCGGTTTTGCGTCACCTGGATCCGTTGGCAACAACCGTGTTCGGCGTCTTCGGGTTTGCCATCTGGATTCTCGCCGTCGGTTTCGCCACGTTTGCACTGTGGGGATCGTGGGACGAGTTCTCCGCCGCGGGGATCCACGTCCTGGCGCGCGAGAACTGGTTGGTTCTGCTGGCGACCTGGTTGGGGTTGAAGCTCGTTCATGAGGCCGGTCACGCGTTGGCCTGTCGTCGCTACGGTGGTCACGTCCGCGAGTCGGGGATCGTGCTGATTCTTTTTGCACCGATGCCCTACGTCGATGTCACCGACGCCTGGAAGATCGACGGCAAGTGGCAGCGGGTGATGATTTCGGCAGCCGGAATGTACGCCGAAATCTTTTGTGCGGCGATCGCGGCGCTGGTGTGGACGTCCAGCTTCGATCCGTTTGTGCGTCAGCACGCGATGAATGTGATCGTGACCGCGACGGTGATGACGCTGTTGGTCAACGCGAACCCGCTGATGCGTTTCGATGGGTATTACATGTTGATCGACGCTTTGGAACTGCCCAACTTGGCGACGCATGGACGGCAATGGCTGGCCGCTGCAACGCGTCGTCATTTCATGGGGATGGACGTCCGCAATCCCGACCGGGCCGAAGGCAGTCCGGCGGTCGTGGCCACCTATGCCATCGCATCGCTGGTGTGGCGGTGGATCGTCTGTGTTTCGCTGGTCCTCTCAGCCGCAGTGTTGATGCACGGGGCGGGAACGGCGATCGCGATCATCGCAATCGGCTTGTGGGTGGGGCTGCCCTGTTGCCGTTGGATCCGCATGCTGATGGAGAACCGCTTGGTGCGTTATCGCCGCATGGCTTGCATCACCGCCGTTGCCGCCGGAACGCTCTGGATGTGCTGGTCGGTGGTCCCGTGGTACTCGCGAGGAACCGTGCCGTTGGTCGTCGATTACCACCATCCACACGAAGTGCGAATCGGCGCGGACGGATTCTTGGACCGGTTGACGGTTTCGGTCGGGGACGTTGTCTCGCGCGGACAGATCCTGGCTCGGCTGAGCAATCGCGAACTGGAACTGGAATACCAGGACTTGTTGTTGGACCTGGAAACATCTGAGGCGCGCTATCGCGGCTTTGTCACTGACGAATCGATCGCCGCGGCCGCCGTGGAACAGCAGGTGCAAGCGTCGCTGCGAAGCCGATTGACAGAACTGGAACGTCAGCTCGGTGGATTGGTCGTCTGCTCGCCGGCGGACGGAGTGATCGCACGGTGTGACGTGGAATCGCGTGAGGGGGCGTTCATCCATCGGGGCGAACGTTTGTTTTTGATCGGATCCCCTGGAAGCGAAAAAATGATCGGGCTGGTCGATCAAGCCGATGTCGATGCGTTTCGGCGCGGCCAAGGGCAACGTGTCGACGTCCGCTTGTGGGGCATGGGAGAGCGGCCGATCGCCGGGCGCATCGATCGCGTGTTGCCGCGGGCGGAAGTGTCGCTGCCGCACGCCGCCCTGGGGGCGGATGCCGGTGGCCCGTTGCCGGTTCGGCTGAACCCGCAAGCGACGAACGATTCCGATGCGATGCAGTTGATCGCACCCAGATTTCCGGTGCTGATCGATCTGGTCGGCGGCGAAATCGACCACGTGATGCCCGGACAGACCGGCTACGCGCGGCTGGTTTATCGTGACGGCACCTTGGGACGGGCCGTCCGGGATTCGCTGGCCGACTGGATTGAAGACAAACGGGCGATGTTGACAATGCATCGTTAG